In Fusobacterium massiliense, the genomic stretch AATCGAACGAAATATCATCAACTTTATCATAAACAATTAAGCCATAGGCTTTCTTATCACTAACTAAGTTCATTTTCCCAGAAAAACTTAGATCTTTTGCTTCTCCTAAATTATACAAATTGGCATTCAAATTATAAAAACCTATATTTTTATCAAATTTATATCTATCCATTTTTAAAGATTTGTATACATTGTTATTATCATATTTTTCCATTACATCTGATAAACTACTTACCATGCTTCTAGTAGAGTTTTGAGATGTAAAATCAAAACTTCCATTTTCTCCATTATATTTATGACTAACTTCTACTTTATATCTTTTATGTTTTTTTTCATAGTCTGAGATTTCTAATCTATTTTCAGAATTTTTCTTTGCTTTAGATATTAACAAAAGATCATCTATATTTACTCTTGTTTCTCCCATGGTGTCAGTTTTATACCAGTTTTCCCATCTACCTATTAACCAACCCATTTTATCTGCAAATTTTGGAGAAATTCCTCCTCTAAACTTATCTCCTCTATTTCCATATAGAACTCCCATAGATGTTGCTGTTCCATAATCATCTGATGATTGAATTGTTACAAATAAAGGTACTTTCGAATCTTTACGAATATTTGCTCTAAACCAAGGAAAATTAAAAGGAGTAATATCTGTTCCTTTTATATACAAATTAGTATTTTTTAAAGTTATTTGTTTATCTGGCTCTATAAACATATCAGAAGATAATAAATGATAGCCCGCTTTACTCGGTTCTTTAGGGAAGTTTACTATTTTAAAATCAGTTGTTACCCAAGCATCTTTTGCATATATGTTCTCGTTCTCATATTTTATATAAGGACTTCCAAAAAAAACTCTATCATTAGGAGCTTCTGCCCCGGTAGTTTTAGCCACATTCATATAGGCAAAACTATTATAAAGCTCTCCTTTTTCATTCTTTTGTGAAACATTTCCTTTTTCAGTTTCAATCTTTATATTTCCCGTTGGTTGATCTATATTTATAAGAGCATTATCCGAAAAAAACATTTCACCTGTAGCAGGATCTCTCTTAAGTTTATAAAATAAAGCACTCATAGTCCCATTAGTTACTTTTACTCCATTATCTGAAGTTAGAGTATTTTCATTTAAATCTATTACAACTTCATCTGCATCTGAAGTAACAGTTTCTGCATATGAATTTGTTATTATTGCCGATAAGATAAGTAAAAAAATAACTTTTCTTTTCATTTAACTCTCCCTAAAAACATTTGATTATATTTAAAGAATTATATCACAAATAGTCAATTTTATCTATTATTAGTTTTAAATTCTCTTTTTATATTTCTTTCTTGATCTTTCTTAGCTATACTTTCCCTCTTGTCATAATTTTTCTTTCCTTTTGCTATGGCAATTTGAATTTTCACATAGCCTTTTGATAAATGAACATCTATAGGTACTATTGTATAACCTTTAATTTTTACCTTTTCATGTATTTTTTTTATTTCTTTTTTATGTAACAATAACTTTCTAACTCTTCTTTCTTCTGGATTATAAACACTTCCAAACTCCCATGGAACAACCGACATTCCCATTATATAAATTTCATCATTTATTATTCTCACAAAAGATTCTTTAATACTAACTTTTCCAGCTTTTATAGATTTTACTTCACTACCTTTAAGTTCTATTCCAGCTTCATATCTATCTTCTATGAAATAATCAAAAAAAGCTTTTTTATTGTTTGCAATTATCATATTTCACCTCTATCTTTTATCTTTTATCTTTATATTTTTTATTTTAAAGTGATATCGGACTAACAACTATTTCTAAATTAAACATGTCAACTTTTTCAAGAAGAACTTCTAATTTATCTCCTAAATTAAATACAATTTCTTTATCATCTCTATCAAACATACAGTAATGTTCTTCATCAAATTCATAAAAATGTTTTGCCGTTGTTACATCCCAACTACATTCAATATGTTCTTCTGTTTCAAAAAAAACTTTTCTTTGACTAAAGCCTGTAACCATAACTTCGAATACAGATCCAACTTTAGCTCTCATATATTCAACTAATTTTATTTTTACACTTTCATCTTCGGCTCTCATAGCAATTCTTTCTGTTTTCGATATATGATTAGCTATCTCTTCTAAAAGTGAAGCTTTTAAAGTTTTCACGCTTTCATCTATACTAGAAAATAAGACCCTATGAACTAACAAATCAGCATATCTCCTAATTGGTGATGTAAAGTGAGTGTAATGTGATGAAGATAGCCCAAAATGTCCTATATCTTCTACTGTATATTTTGCTTGTTTTAAAGAGGTCAAAATCATTTTATGAACTAGCATACTAACATCTTTATTTCTTGATTTTTCAATAATTTCTTGAAATTGTTTAGGATGGACATTATCTATATTTGGAATTTTATATCCAAACTTTGCCAATATTTCATTTAATCTATATATTTTTTCTCTGTTTGGTTTTTCATGAGTTCTGTATACAGAAGCAAGTTCCATCCAATAGGTTCTTTCAGCTACACTCTCGTTTGCAGCTATCATAAAATCTTCTATTATCTTTTCTGCTTCTCCTCTTTCTATTAGATCTACTTTCATAACTTTTTTATTTTCATCAAGTATAACTTTTATTTCCGGCAATTCAAAATCTATGCTTCCTCTTACATATTTCTTTTCCCTTAATATTTTTGATAATTCAAGCATTTCTTTTAACATATCGTAAATATCTATATATTTATTTTTTAATTCTTGGTCATCATTCAATATTTTATTGACATCAGAATAAGTCATTCTGTGAACAGATTTAATTACCGACTTATAGACCTCATAATTTACAACATTCCCATTTTTATCTATTTCCATATCACAAGAAAAAGTTAGTTTTTCTTCTTTTTCATTTAAAGAACAAATACCGTTTGATATTTCTTTTGGAAACATTTGCAATACTCTGTCTACCAAATAAACTGAGTTTCCTCTTTCTCTTGCTTCTATATCAAGAGCCGAATCTTTTTTTACATAGTGAGATACATCAGCAATAGACACAATTAGTCGATAGTTCGAATTTTCCAACTTTTCAACATAAACAGCGTCGTCCAAATCTTTTGCATCTGCTCCATCTATTGTTATAATTGATAGCTTAGTTAAATCTTTTCTGTTTTTATAAGTTATCTTTTCATTATTAATTATAGTCTTAACTTCATTCATAGCTTCATCTGAAAAAGTTTCACTTAAACCTTCTCTAAAGATTAATGCTTCTATCATATTATCACTGTCATTGGCTGAGCCCAAACATTTTATAACTTTTCCTTCCGGCTTTCTACTTTCATCTCCCCAAAAAGTTATTTCTACTGCTACTAAATCTCTATCCTTAGCATTTCCTAATTTTGATTTTGGAATATAGATATCTTTTCCTAAAGAGTTTGTCGGTATAACAAAAGAAAAGTTTTTATTCATATCTAATATTCCTACAGCAATATTTTTTCTTCTTTCTATTATTTTTAAAACTCTTCCTTCTGCTCCTCTATCACTTGTTTTATCTTTTAATATTTCAACAAGTACGGTATCTCCATCAAGAGCTGTAGCAAAATATTCTTTGGGAATAAATATTCCCTTTTTATCTTCACTATCTATTTCATCTACAAAAGCAAATTTATTTTTTATTATTCTAAATATTCCTTTAATAAACTTTGTATCATCTGGCAAAACAAGTTTATTATTTTTATCTAAGGCTAAATCTCCTTGTTCAACCCAAGACATTATAATTATATTGTTATCTTTTCTCTTTTTAGGAGACCAATCTAAAAGACTTGATACTTGTCTAAAAGATAAACATTTTACATCTTTTAAAATTTTTTTTATTTTTAAAAGATCTTTTTCTATATTTATATACACCATCATGCCTCCTTTAAAATTTCATTTTTCATTTTTACTGTATTGATATGTTGTTTTTTACCAATACTTTTTAAAAATTTTTCGTTTTTTTCTATTTCTAGAAGTATTCCTTTATCTAAATTTCTATAAGTTTCCTCTCTAATTTCAACAACATCTGGATAATTTCTTCCAAGTTCTATTGCATCTGAAATATATACAATTTTTGATACTAAATTCATTTTTTCACAACCAATAGTATGATATTTAATTGCATTTAATATATCTGTATCTTTTATTCCCAAATTATTTTCTACCCAATAAGCTCCAGCAAAACCATGTAAAATTTCATTATTTTCTAAATCTTCTTCTGTCAAATCATTCATATAATTTTCTCTACAAACTTTTTTCATCCAATCTATATCCATTTCTTTTGCAATGTCATGTAAAAGAGAACCTATTTGACATTTTTCAATATCCGCATTATTTAATTTTGCAAGTCTTGTTGCCATTTCAACAACACCCATTATATGTTTAAATCTTTTTAGACTAACTTTTTCTTTTACAACTTTTTCTAAACTTTTAAAATCGTATTTCATAACATACCTCAACATTTTATTCTTAACATTTAATTATATCACATTCTTTATAAAATAAAAAATTAGGTTTTATATTTTATGCTTATTTAAAAAGTATAAAATTAAATAGTAAAATTAGTCTCTGACGTCCATATTTGTTTAAAGAGCCTGTGTTTATTGAGCTCGTAGAACTCATACAACTGTCAAAAGACTTTATTTATTTATAATTTTTATTAATAATGGAAAACTTACTATTGTAATTTACCTAATTTTCTAATAAATCAAAAAAATAGAATAGAAATATTGGATTATATGTTATAATGTGTAAGAAACAAAAAATATGGAGGTTTGATATTAATGATAGCAACTGCTAATCTTGGAATGAGATTTTCAGGTAGAAAATTATTTGAAGATGTAAATTTAAAATTTACTCCTGGAAACTGCTATGGAGTTATAGGAGCTAACGGAGCTGGAAAGTCAACATTTGTTAAAATACTTTCTGGAGAATTAGAAGCAACTGAGGGAGAAGTTATTTTTGAAAAAACAAAAAGAATGTCTGTTTTAAAACAAGACCACTTCCAATACGAAGAAGAAGAAGTTTTGAATGTTGTTTTAATGGGAAATAAAAAATTATGGGATATAATGGTAGAAAAAAATGCTATTTATGCAAAAGAAGATTTTACTGATGAAGATGGTATGAGAGCTTCTGAACTTGAAGGAGAGTTTGCTGAACTAAATGGTTGGGAAGCCGAAACTGAAGCTGAAACTTTACTTATGGGATTAAAAATTGGAGCAGAATTACATCACAAATTAATGAAAGAATTAACAGAGCCTGAAAAAGTAAAAGTTTTACTTGCACAAGCACTTTTCGGAGAGCCAGATGTACTACTTTTAGACGAACCTACAAACGGTCTTGATGTTAAAGCAATAGCTTGGCTAGAAAACTTTATTATGGGTCTTGAAAATTCAACAGTTATTGTTGTATCACACGATAGACACTTTTTAAATAAAGTTTGTACTCATATTACAGATATTGATTATGGAAAAATAAAAATGTACGTTGGAAACTATGATTTCTGGTATGAATCAAATGAGCTTATGAAAACTCTAATCAACAATAAAAACAAAAAATTGGAACAAAAAAGACAAGAATTACAAGAATTTATTGCTAGATTTAGTGCTAACGCCTCTAAGTCTAAACAAGCTACTTCAAGAAAGAAACAATTAGAAAAATTACAACTTGAAGATATGCAAATGTCTAACAGAAAATATCCGTTTGTTGAATTTAAATCAGATAGAGAAGCTGGAAACAATATGTTAAAAGTTGAAAATCTAACAAAAACAATAGATGGAGTTAAAGTTCTAGATAATGTATCATTTACAATTGAAACTGGGGATAAAGTTGTTTTCTTAGCTAAAAATGACCTAGTAAAAACTACTCTATTATCTATCTTATCTGGAGAAATAGAGCCTGATTCTGGTTCATATACTTGGGGAGTTACAACAAGTCAAGCATATATGCCAAGAGATAATAGCCAATACTTTAACAATTCTAATTTGAATTTAATTGATTGGTTAAGACCATATTCTCCAGATGAACACGAAGCATTTATAAGAGGTTTCTTAGGTAGAATGTTATTCTCTGGTGATGAAACATTGAAAAAAGTTTCAGTTTTATCAGGAGGAGAAAAAGTTAGATGTATGTTATCAAAATTAATGCTTTCTGGGGCAAATGTATTGTTATTTGATAACCCTAGTGACCACTTAGATTTGGAATCTATTACATCTTTAAACAAAGCTCTTATAAAATTTAATGGAACAATTTTATTTGGAGCACATGACCACGAATTTATTCAAACAGTTGCTAATAGAATAATTGAAATTACTCCTAAAGGTGTCGTTGATAAAATGATGACTTATGATGAATATTTAGAAGATGAAAATATTCAAGCTAGATTGGAAGAAATGTATAATTAATTTTTAAATTTTTCTTTTTTTTTCTTAAAAGAAATGGTAAAATATATTATATTAATTTTAGTTTTGTAGGGAGGCTTTATTATGAAAGAATTGGTTGCAAAATTAGGTTGGAAAAAATGTCACATCTCAACAGTAAATCATAAATTTGAAGATGCTACTATTTTAGATGTGAGTGATAACTTTGTTTTAATTGAAACAGATGAAAAAGAAAAAGTGCTAATTAATCTACAATTTGTTAGAATTATAGTTGAAGCTAAAGAAGGAGTTGGAGCTCCAGTATTTGTTCCACGTGATTTATAGTCTTTTTTAAGGCTATTGCATTTTTTCTTAATTTTGAATATTTGCAATAGCCTTTTTTCATTTTATAGAAATATATTAATTATTTAAAGTTAATAACTTTCTCTTATCTTAAATTAATATTAAAATTAAAAAATAATGAAATTTCTTATATACTAGGAGGTTAAAATGAACGTAGTTATATTGAATGGAAGACTTACAAGAGATCCTGAATTAAAATATGGACAAAGTGGAAATGCTTATTCTAGATTTTCAATAGCTGTTGATAGACCTTTCTCTTCTGGAGAAAATAAAACGGCTGATTTTATAAATTGTGTTGCTTTTGGTAAAACGGCTGAATTTGTTGGTGAATACTTTAGAAAAGGTAGAAAAATATTATTAAAAGGTTCTCTACAAATGAGCCAATATGAAAGTGAAGGTAAAAAGCTTACTACCTATAATGTCATAGTTGATAATGTTGAATTTGGAGAAAGCAAGGGAACTAGTGAAGGTTCTTATTCAAACAATAGTTATTCAGCTCCTGCTGGCAATAAAAATAATACAAATAATCATATTGAAGAACCAAGTTTTGAGGAACATTCTGGAGCAGATGTTGATGATGAGTTCCCATTCTAGTGGAGGTAATAATGGAAGAAAAAAAATATGTTAATATTACAAAAGTTTATACTAAAAGAGGAGATAAAGGAGAAACTGACTTACTTGGTGGTAGTGCAGCTAGAAAAGATAGTCTAAAAGTTGAATCTTATGGTTGCATCGATGAGGCATCTTCTTTTATAGGACTTGCAAGATTTCATACAAAAAATAAAGTTATGAAAGATAGATTAAAAGGAATACAAAATAAAATGCTTGTTCTTGGTGGTTTCTTAGCCAGTGATGAAAAAGGTAAAGAAATGATGAAAGATCAAATCAAAGAAGATGATATCAAATTGTTAGAAGAGTATATAGATGAGTATAACCAAAAATTACCTCCTCTAACACATTTTATACTACCTGGTGATGACGGAGTAGCTGCTTACTTTCATGTTGCTAGAACAGTAGTCAGAAGAGCTGAAAGAAGAATTGTATCTCTTACTGCTCAAGAACCTGGTTTAAATCCTCTTATTCAAAAATATGTTAACAGATTATCAGATTTAATGTTTGTTTTAGCAAGATACTCTGAAGAAGTGGAAAATAAAAAATGGAGATCATCTAACTTAAATATTTAGAACTTATAAAAAATTAAGCCGTAAAATTTTTTACGGCTTTTTGTTTATTGTATAGAAAAGTATAAAAAATAAGTAGAGAAAATTAGTCTCTGACGTCCATTAGTTCGAAGAGCCTGTGTTCATTAAGCTCGTAGAACTCATACGGCTGTCAAGAGACTTTTTTTATAAAAATTATTCTGCTTTAAAATTATAAATATCTAAAATAAATATAAACACTTGCTATTATT encodes the following:
- the yqeK gene encoding bis(5'-nucleosyl)-tetraphosphatase (symmetrical) YqeK; protein product: MKYDFKSLEKVVKEKVSLKRFKHIMGVVEMATRLAKLNNADIEKCQIGSLLHDIAKEMDIDWMKKVCRENYMNDLTEEDLENNEILHGFAGAYWVENNLGIKDTDILNAIKYHTIGCEKMNLVSKIVYISDAIELGRNYPDVVEIREETYRNLDKGILLEIEKNEKFLKSIGKKQHINTVKMKNEILKEA
- a CDS encoding ABC-F family ATP-binding cassette domain-containing protein; the encoded protein is MIATANLGMRFSGRKLFEDVNLKFTPGNCYGVIGANGAGKSTFVKILSGELEATEGEVIFEKTKRMSVLKQDHFQYEEEEVLNVVLMGNKKLWDIMVEKNAIYAKEDFTDEDGMRASELEGEFAELNGWEAETEAETLLMGLKIGAELHHKLMKELTEPEKVKVLLAQALFGEPDVLLLDEPTNGLDVKAIAWLENFIMGLENSTVIVVSHDRHFLNKVCTHITDIDYGKIKMYVGNYDFWYESNELMKTLINNKNKKLEQKRQELQEFIARFSANASKSKQATSRKKQLEKLQLEDMQMSNRKYPFVEFKSDREAGNNMLKVENLTKTIDGVKVLDNVSFTIETGDKVVFLAKNDLVKTTLLSILSGEIEPDSGSYTWGVTTSQAYMPRDNSQYFNNSNLNLIDWLRPYSPDEHEAFIRGFLGRMLFSGDETLKKVSVLSGGEKVRCMLSKLMLSGANVLLFDNPSDHLDLESITSLNKALIKFNGTILFGAHDHEFIQTVANRIIEITPKGVVDKMMTYDEYLEDENIQARLEEMYN
- the rnr gene encoding ribonuclease R; amino-acid sequence: MNIEKDLLKIKKILKDVKCLSFRQVSSLLDWSPKKRKDNNIIIMSWVEQGDLALDKNNKLVLPDDTKFIKGIFRIIKNKFAFVDEIDSEDKKGIFIPKEYFATALDGDTVLVEILKDKTSDRGAEGRVLKIIERRKNIAVGILDMNKNFSFVIPTNSLGKDIYIPKSKLGNAKDRDLVAVEITFWGDESRKPEGKVIKCLGSANDSDNMIEALIFREGLSETFSDEAMNEVKTIINNEKITYKNRKDLTKLSIITIDGADAKDLDDAVYVEKLENSNYRLIVSIADVSHYVKKDSALDIEARERGNSVYLVDRVLQMFPKEISNGICSLNEKEEKLTFSCDMEIDKNGNVVNYEVYKSVIKSVHRMTYSDVNKILNDDQELKNKYIDIYDMLKEMLELSKILREKKYVRGSIDFELPEIKVILDENKKVMKVDLIERGEAEKIIEDFMIAANESVAERTYWMELASVYRTHEKPNREKIYRLNEILAKFGYKIPNIDNVHPKQFQEIIEKSRNKDVSMLVHKMILTSLKQAKYTVEDIGHFGLSSSHYTHFTSPIRRYADLLVHRVLFSSIDESVKTLKASLLEEIANHISKTERIAMRAEDESVKIKLVEYMRAKVGSVFEVMVTGFSQRKVFFETEEHIECSWDVTTAKHFYEFDEEHYCMFDRDDKEIVFNLGDKLEVLLEKVDMFNLEIVVSPISL
- the smpB gene encoding SsrA-binding protein SmpB — translated: MIIANNKKAFFDYFIEDRYEAGIELKGSEVKSIKAGKVSIKESFVRIINDEIYIMGMSVVPWEFGSVYNPEERRVRKLLLHKKEIKKIHEKVKIKGYTIVPIDVHLSKGYVKIQIAIAKGKKNYDKRESIAKKDQERNIKREFKTNNR
- a CDS encoding single-stranded DNA-binding protein — protein: MNVVILNGRLTRDPELKYGQSGNAYSRFSIAVDRPFSSGENKTADFINCVAFGKTAEFVGEYFRKGRKILLKGSLQMSQYESEGKKLTTYNVIVDNVEFGESKGTSEGSYSNNSYSAPAGNKNNTNNHIEEPSFEEHSGADVDDEFPF
- a CDS encoding cob(I)yrinic acid a,c-diamide adenosyltransferase, giving the protein MEEKKYVNITKVYTKRGDKGETDLLGGSAARKDSLKVESYGCIDEASSFIGLARFHTKNKVMKDRLKGIQNKMLVLGGFLASDEKGKEMMKDQIKEDDIKLLEEYIDEYNQKLPPLTHFILPGDDGVAAYFHVARTVVRRAERRIVSLTAQEPGLNPLIQKYVNRLSDLMFVLARYSEEVENKKWRSSNLNI